The Haloarcula laminariae genomic sequence CCTGCACTTCCTCGTCGGCGGCCAGCATATCGAGCACGTCGTTGACGCGCTCGTCGGGGAACGCGTGGTCGGCCTCGGGGTCGTAGATACGGCCGCCCGCCTCCTCGTCAGTCTCGCTCATACGCACACCCAATACGGCCAGCGAGAAAAATCCGGGCTTTCAGGCGCCTTGTGCGGCTTCGATGACCTCGTCGTAGTCGGGTTCGACGCCGGGGTCGTCGGTGACCCAGGCGTAGGTGACGGTCGGGTCCTCGTCGACGACGAACACCGCCCGCTTGGCGAGGTTGTGGACGCCAAGTGCCGTGAAGTCCATCGCGATGTCGTAGGCGTCGACGATGTCGCGCTCGGTGTCACTGATGAGGTCGAACTCCAGTTCGAGCTCCTCGCGGAAGGCGTTCTGGGCGAACGGCGTGTCGATGCTCACCCCGTAGACGGTGACCCCCGCGTCCGCGAACTCGCCGAGCCGGTCGTCGAAGGACTCCATCTCGTGGCTGCAGACGCTCGTGAACGCGCCCGGGAAGAACGCCAGGACGACCGGCCCGTCCGCGACCGCCTCGGAGAGGGATACCTCGTCTACGTCGCCGTTCGCGAGCGGTGCTGTGAACTCCGGAGCTGTGTCGCCGACTGCAATCATACCGCGGGCTCCGGGCCCGAGACGGATGAGTCCGGTGGTCCGGGCAGCCCTCCCGGTGTCCTTTAAATAGTCGCCGGCGCATAGGACCAGCCATGCCCGATACGATGGAGGTCTACACCGGCATCGAGGTGACGGTCGAACACGTCTCCACGCTGGCGAACGGCGGCGCCCGGTTCAACATCACGGCCGAGGACGGCCGCAAGTGGCAGATAGATCTCACGCGCGACGGCGAGACGGAGGTGGTGACGACCTGGCGCGACGGCACGCTCGCCGACCTCGACGTGCCCGACTGGCTCGACGACGTCACCGCCAGGCTCGTCCAGCAGTAGTGGCTGGCCGTCCCTCGCGCCGGCAAACCAGAGGCGACAAAAGGTTGATATCGCGGGGTGTGGCTGCCTGCTCGAAACGCCGATATTGGCGATTTCATCCCCTGTAAAACACCGTTCCGAAATCGGGGTACCAGACAAAAAGACTATAATAGCGACCACGTAAGTACCCATCACAATGTCAGGGACCATCGTACCACTGTTCCCCGGAGTTCCCGGTGGGGTGGAGCTGCTAGTCATCCTCCTCATCGCCGTGCTCCTGTTTGGCGCCAACAAGATTCCGAAGCTCGCTCGCTCGACCGGCGAGGCGATGGGCGAGTTCCAGAAGGGGCGCGAGGAAGTAGAGCAGGAACTCGAGGAGATGCGCGAGGGCGCGAGTCCGAGCGAGTCGTCGAGCGCCGACGAGGCCGGAGCCACCTCGGAGACCGGGGCCGCCTCCGAGACCGACTCCGTCACGACCGACGAGACGACGACCGAATCCAGCAGCAACTAACCGGCTTTCTCAGTTTTCGTATCCAGGCGGGCGTGTGGCCTAGTGGACGAGGGTGAGGGGTTCCTAACCCCTAGAGCGCGGGTTCGAATCCCGCCACGCCCGTGCAGAGTGTCGACGAGCGCAGCGAGTCGGCCTCGAACCGGCATGGCGGGATTCTAATCAGCGGGGTCGCACGCAGCGTGGCGAGCACGTCCGACCGTGGTTCAAGTCCCGAGCGACGACTCCGTCGTCGTTCGACGTTCGCGAA encodes the following:
- a CDS encoding redoxin domain-containing protein; this translates as MIAVGDTAPEFTAPLANGDVDEVSLSEAVADGPVVLAFFPGAFTSVCSHEMESFDDRLGEFADAGVTVYGVSIDTPFAQNAFREELELEFDLISDTERDIVDAYDIAMDFTALGVHNLAKRAVFVVDEDPTVTYAWVTDDPGVEPDYDEVIEAAQGA
- the tatA gene encoding twin-arginine translocase TatA/TatE family subunit; this encodes MSGTIVPLFPGVPGGVELLVILLIAVLLFGANKIPKLARSTGEAMGEFQKGREEVEQELEEMREGASPSESSSADEAGATSETGAASETDSVTTDETTTESSSN